The following are encoded in a window of Lichenicola cladoniae genomic DNA:
- a CDS encoding IS630 family transposase: MKRDGRTFDHGTLEAIRLMAVERVRDGERPSSVVASYGFCRTTIYKWLRAASTPELGDEALHSTKSLGPPRSLTPSQEQQVFLWVNGKDPRQYGLDFGLWTRSMISALIEEKFGIKIGLTAVGTLLARLELTPQKPLQRAYQRDPEAIQTWQRDTFPSIASRAKSEGGEIYFWDESGFRADTVHGKTWGKKGQTPVVERPGQRQSISAASAVNARGAFWYCTYQGGLNAELFIVLLKMMMRNRRKPVHLVVDGLPAHKTKLVNAYIQSTNGMLTLHFLPGYAPDLNPDELVWSHIKRTGVARTPLRKGDSLGEKIEGQLAKLKRMPKLVRSFFRVESVAYITDC, encoded by the coding sequence ATGAAGAGAGATGGCCGAACTTTTGATCATGGGACGCTGGAAGCCATACGGCTGATGGCAGTTGAACGCGTTCGCGACGGTGAACGGCCGTCCTCTGTCGTAGCGTCGTATGGCTTCTGCCGGACCACGATCTACAAATGGCTCAGAGCAGCGTCAACGCCTGAACTGGGAGATGAGGCGCTGCATTCGACAAAGTCTCTGGGCCCGCCGCGCAGTCTGACGCCAAGTCAGGAGCAGCAGGTGTTCCTTTGGGTCAATGGGAAAGATCCTCGTCAGTATGGTCTGGATTTCGGTCTTTGGACGCGCTCCATGATCTCCGCTTTGATCGAGGAGAAGTTCGGCATCAAAATTGGCTTGACGGCAGTCGGCACCCTACTGGCGAGGCTGGAGCTCACGCCGCAGAAGCCGTTGCAGAGGGCTTATCAACGCGACCCTGAAGCCATCCAGACGTGGCAGCGTGATACGTTTCCTTCTATTGCCAGTAGAGCAAAAAGCGAGGGCGGCGAGATCTACTTCTGGGACGAATCGGGGTTCCGTGCCGATACGGTGCATGGGAAGACCTGGGGCAAGAAGGGACAAACACCGGTTGTCGAGCGCCCGGGTCAACGGCAGTCGATCAGCGCGGCATCAGCCGTCAACGCTCGCGGTGCGTTCTGGTATTGCACCTACCAGGGCGGCCTCAACGCGGAGCTGTTTATCGTCCTACTGAAGATGATGATGCGTAACCGCCGCAAGCCCGTTCATCTCGTAGTCGATGGTCTTCCAGCCCACAAGACAAAGCTCGTGAACGCCTACATCCAATCAACCAACGGGATGCTGACGCTTCACTTTCTTCCCGGCTACGCTCCCGATCTTAACCCGGACGAGCTCGTGTGGAGCCACATCAAGCGTACCGGTGTAGCCAGAACACCATTGCGGAAGGGCGATAGCTTGGGCGAGAAGATCGAGGGTCAGCTTGCCAAACTCAAACGTATGCCCAAGCTGGTGCGCTCATTCTTCAGAGTGGAAAGTGTAGCTTATATCACCGACTGCTGA
- a CDS encoding NUDIX domain-containing protein codes for MDQQNDDDIRIETRVTLSDDFYRLEKVSFRQPGRNGSTEILDREVFHNGPGAGVLPVDRERGLVLLVRQLRIAAKLNGDAAYLVEICAGMIDDGDAPAETIVKEAEQELGYRLHAIRQVFELYMSPGASAEKLHLFIADYRPEDRVGSGGGLPEEGERIRVLELSFDAAWQMVESGRIIDAKTILMLQHLRLQGVAQPDRMLSEAGSAPS; via the coding sequence ATGGATCAACAGAACGACGACGACATCCGGATCGAAACGCGGGTGACCCTCTCCGACGATTTCTACAGGCTCGAGAAAGTGTCGTTCCGGCAGCCCGGGCGGAACGGCAGCACCGAAATCCTCGACCGCGAGGTTTTTCACAATGGTCCCGGCGCCGGGGTGCTGCCGGTCGATCGCGAGCGCGGGCTCGTGCTGCTGGTGCGCCAGCTTCGCATAGCGGCGAAGCTGAACGGCGACGCCGCCTATCTGGTCGAGATCTGCGCCGGCATGATCGACGACGGGGATGCGCCTGCCGAGACCATCGTCAAGGAAGCCGAGCAGGAGCTGGGCTACCGGCTGCATGCGATCCGCCAGGTGTTCGAGCTTTACATGAGCCCAGGTGCATCGGCGGAGAAGCTGCATCTGTTCATCGCCGATTATCGTCCCGAGGACCGTGTCGGATCGGGTGGTGGCCTGCCGGAAGAAGGCGAACGCATCCGAGTGCTGGAATTGTCGTTCGACGCGGCATGGCAAATGGTCGAAAGCGGCCGGATCATCGATGCGAAAACGATCCTGATGCTGCAGCATCTGCGGCTGCAGGGCGTGGCGCAGCCGGACCGTATGCTGTCCGAAGCTGGTTCGGCCCCGTCCTAG
- a CDS encoding tyrosine-type recombinase/integrase has translation MEKVLDFAAVDDPTLPTNPARSAVIALKLGTQNATVRHHPAVPCRRLPEFVQSLRERDASATAQALEFVILTAGRLSEVRKVTWHEIDMDTATWTVPASRMKMKREHRVPLSERRWRYYRAAPRPL, from the coding sequence ATGGAGAAGGTGTTGGATTTTGCGGCGGTGGACGATCCGACCCTACCGACCAACCCGGCTCGCTCTGCTGTCATCGCGCTCAAGCTTGGCACGCAGAATGCCACCGTTCGTCATCACCCGGCCGTGCCCTGCCGTCGCCTGCCTGAGTTCGTGCAATCTCTACGTGAAAGAGACGCGTCAGCAACGGCTCAAGCTCTCGAATTTGTGATACTGACGGCTGGGCGTCTGTCCGAAGTGCGCAAGGTGACTTGGCACGAAATCGACATGGACACGGCTACATGGACGGTGCCGGCGTCACGGATGAAGATGAAGCGGGAGCATCGGGTGCCGCTATCAGAAAGGCGATGGAGATACTACCGAGCCGCCCCGCGCCCCCTGTAG
- a CDS encoding site-specific integrase has protein sequence MDGAGVTDEDEAGASGAAIRKAMEILPSRPAPPVGSDSDVFAGQKANTALMALDMLLRRFDPIWKDRHGDPITVHGFRSTFRDWCAEAKGTPRELAETALAHRVAGVEGAYQRGDMFMKRRLLMEDWAVYAASALPKIITHKSVT, from the coding sequence ATGGACGGTGCCGGCGTCACGGATGAAGATGAAGCGGGAGCATCGGGTGCCGCTATCAGAAAGGCGATGGAGATACTACCGAGCCGCCCCGCGCCCCCTGTAGGCAGCGACAGCGACGTCTTCGCCGGTCAGAAGGCCAACACTGCCCTCATGGCGCTTGATATGCTGCTGCGGCGCTTCGATCCGATCTGGAAAGACCGGCATGGCGATCCGATCACGGTCCACGGCTTCCGGTCCACGTTCCGCGACTGGTGCGCCGAGGCAAAGGGCACGCCGCGTGAACTGGCAGAGACGGCCCTTGCCCACAGGGTTGCGGGTGTGGAGGGTGCCTACCAGCGCGGCGACATGTTCATGAAGCGCCGGCTGTTGATGGAGGACTGGGCCGTCTATGCCGCCAGCGCGCTGCCGAAGATCATTACTCACAAGTCGGTGACATAG
- a CDS encoding alpha/beta hydrolase: protein MIGRLGLLAIPSTLAVVIYMSVVFGLSRHETGLLFQADRTPPDVANANVDGLQSVRVRTADGLDLTAWFLPPPPGQMTILYLHGNGGNLTNRIGRVRRMARQGNGLLFLEYRGYGGNPGTPSEDGLAADAAGALSFLRDNGIEGGHVVLYGESLGTGVAVRLATDHRVGGVILDSPYTSIANVAQSRFPLLPIKLLIRNRFDLIGRIARIEAPLLIVQGARDQVIPPAMGRAVYEAAVQPKTIWVAPDGTHDDVLESGGDPIVTSFIAGIRMASRLPGPSPAPKAGTR from the coding sequence ATGATCGGACGATTGGGCCTTCTCGCCATACCGTCGACCCTGGCCGTGGTGATCTACATGAGCGTCGTTTTCGGCCTGTCCAGGCACGAGACCGGTCTGCTGTTCCAGGCCGACCGGACGCCTCCCGATGTTGCCAACGCGAATGTCGATGGGCTGCAGTCGGTGCGGGTCCGGACCGCCGACGGGCTCGACCTGACGGCCTGGTTCCTGCCGCCTCCGCCCGGCCAGATGACGATCCTGTATCTGCACGGCAACGGCGGCAACCTCACCAACCGGATCGGTCGCGTCCGTCGCATGGCGCGACAGGGAAACGGGCTGCTGTTTCTCGAATATCGTGGCTATGGCGGCAATCCGGGCACACCGAGCGAGGACGGACTTGCCGCCGATGCCGCCGGTGCCCTGAGCTTTCTCCGTGACAACGGGATCGAGGGCGGGCACGTGGTGCTCTACGGCGAGTCTCTTGGTACGGGCGTGGCGGTTCGGCTTGCCACGGACCATCGGGTCGGCGGCGTCATCCTGGATTCGCCCTACACCAGCATCGCCAACGTGGCGCAGTCGCGGTTCCCGTTGCTTCCCATCAAGCTGCTCATTCGCAACCGGTTCGACCTGATCGGACGCATTGCACGGATCGAGGCGCCGCTGCTCATCGTCCAGGGCGCCAGGGATCAGGTCATACCGCCGGCGATGGGACGGGCGGTTTATGAGGCGGCCGTCCAGCCGAAGACGATCTGGGTGGCCCCGGACGGCACCCATGACGATGTGCTGGAAAGCGGCGGCGACCCCATCGTGACGAGCTTCATCGCCGGCATCAGGATGGCGTCGCGCCTGCCTGGACCATCACCCGCCCCCAAAGCCGGCACCCGATAG
- a CDS encoding thiamine pyrophosphate-dependent enzyme — MTDQLRPPGLDRRRLFRLAGLTSVAAAAAAVPALAATPDGASKAPKSTAPDPSTVEIVVDILIAWGATHAFGIVGDGINPLIEALRRRRDEIAFIGVRHEEAAAFMASGIAKHGGRLGVCCATTGPGAIHLLNGLFDAKLDGSPVVAITGSTFHDMEGMRYPQSVDTVRLMADAALFNERISGPAHALHVVDRACRAALGDRGVAHLTIAKDVQSLRLGADRPSVDPARSRLASRWVRPDSAPSPDQLQAAAEILNAGRRVAILAGQGCLSARPEVELLADTLGAPVAKAYLAKALLPDEHPLTTGGIGHLGTRPSFEAMQACDTVLILGSTMPWTDYYPKPGQARGVQVDRLNDRIGLRHPVEIGLVGDMQATLAQLQPLLRRQTDRRFLADAQSRMRDWNALLRKVEATQTRPRLRPQTVVRALSDLAPDRALFSLDCGCNTQFAARHITIRAGQGWAGSGTLVSMASGLPLAIAGAFVHPDRMSIAVVGDGGLAMLMAELSTAVLHRLDLKILVLNNDALAEVMFEQGDMGNPTYGCELGHIDFAAYARAVGATGVSCATVADIRPAIRRALSTPGPVVIDALVDAQEPAVAPMDLRV; from the coding sequence ATGACCGATCAATTGCGCCCACCTGGTCTAGACCGCCGGCGACTGTTCCGGCTGGCGGGGTTGACCAGCGTCGCCGCCGCCGCCGCCGCTGTTCCAGCCCTGGCCGCGACACCCGACGGCGCATCGAAAGCGCCGAAGAGCACAGCGCCCGACCCGAGCACGGTCGAGATCGTCGTCGATATCCTCATCGCCTGGGGTGCGACCCACGCGTTCGGCATCGTCGGGGACGGCATCAATCCGCTCATCGAGGCATTGCGCCGACGTCGCGACGAGATCGCGTTCATCGGTGTGCGTCACGAGGAAGCGGCGGCGTTCATGGCGTCCGGCATTGCCAAGCATGGCGGCCGGCTCGGCGTGTGCTGCGCCACCACCGGGCCAGGCGCCATCCACCTGCTGAACGGGCTGTTCGACGCCAAGCTGGACGGATCGCCGGTGGTGGCGATCACCGGCTCGACGTTCCATGACATGGAGGGGATGCGCTATCCCCAGAGCGTCGACACCGTGCGGCTGATGGCCGACGCGGCGCTGTTCAACGAACGGATCAGCGGACCGGCGCACGCACTGCACGTGGTCGATCGCGCCTGCCGCGCCGCGCTGGGCGACCGTGGCGTCGCGCATCTGACCATCGCCAAGGACGTCCAGTCCTTGCGGCTCGGCGCGGATAGACCCTCGGTCGATCCGGCGCGCAGCAGGCTGGCGTCGCGCTGGGTGCGCCCGGACAGCGCCCCGTCGCCGGACCAGTTGCAGGCCGCGGCGGAGATCCTGAATGCCGGCCGGCGCGTCGCGATCCTGGCCGGGCAGGGATGTCTCTCGGCGCGGCCGGAGGTGGAACTCCTGGCCGATACGCTGGGTGCCCCGGTCGCCAAGGCGTATCTGGCCAAGGCGCTGCTGCCGGACGAGCATCCGCTCACCACCGGTGGGATCGGCCATCTCGGCACGCGTCCGTCGTTCGAGGCGATGCAGGCGTGCGACACGGTGCTGATCCTGGGCTCGACGATGCCGTGGACGGATTACTATCCCAAGCCCGGCCAGGCGCGCGGAGTGCAGGTCGATCGGTTGAACGACCGCATCGGGTTGCGGCACCCGGTCGAGATCGGGCTCGTCGGCGACATGCAGGCGACGCTGGCACAATTGCAGCCGCTGCTTCGGCGCCAGACGGACCGGCGCTTCCTCGCGGACGCGCAATCGCGGATGCGGGACTGGAACGCACTGCTGCGAAAGGTCGAGGCCACCCAGACGCGACCCCGCCTGCGGCCGCAGACGGTCGTGCGGGCGCTGAGCGACCTGGCGCCGGACCGGGCGCTGTTCAGCCTGGATTGCGGCTGCAACACGCAGTTCGCCGCACGGCACATCACGATCCGTGCCGGTCAGGGCTGGGCCGGGTCCGGTACCCTGGTGTCGATGGCGTCCGGCCTGCCGCTGGCGATCGCCGGCGCGTTCGTGCATCCGGACCGGATGTCGATCGCCGTGGTCGGCGATGGTGGCCTGGCCATGCTGATGGCCGAACTGTCGACGGCGGTGCTGCACCGGCTGGACTTGAAGATCCTCGTGCTCAACAACGATGCTTTGGCCGAGGTGATGTTCGAGCAGGGCGACATGGGCAATCCCACCTATGGCTGCGAACTGGGACATATCGATTTCGCGGCCTATGCCCGGGCGGTCGGTGCCACCGGCGTCAGTTGTGCGACCGTGGCGGACATCAGACCTGCGATCCGCCGGGCCCTGTCAACGCCGGGGCCGGTGGTGATCGACGCGCTGGTGGATGCGCAGGAGCCGGCGGTCGCGCCGATGGATCTGCGCGTCTGA
- a CDS encoding condensation domain-containing protein, with translation MPLDIIPVPEIGIFPLTLAQQGAWATHKLGSGDVVCKIAETFEIKGQVDVGFLRKALHRVADEIEPPRTVIVERDGRPCQLVHSRFTGSIGVIDFGDEADPVGCAMHWMMQELLTPLDLEHDALWLSVIFKAGPDRVFWYHRCHHIIGDGFAAALVAHRVAAIYSAFLDGQEPAPNGFGSLSRQIEDEHRYRGSGAIVSDREYWKRQLADLPAPVSLTRRRVPSWGGLLRSTAYLPAPCAARFQEAVRGLNVTVPQILTAVVAAYFHRESGANDLVVKMPVSGRMGREMRTVPGMVANAVPLRIRFTPQTTLLDLVAQVGRSMRAALRHQRYRYEDLRQDLGFISPSQQICALGINIEPFDYALQFGDCQTTVHNLCNGSVDDLVVFAYDRPDQRGIRIDFDASPALYSRQELETLQNRLLCFATELSVSTDVPIASVRYAEAVAPERERLAVTRPGPVETLPELIAFQAACRPDALAVMVQGDPARNLTYRALDLLGDRIARALVGRGLGAGDIVAVAEPCADTLPGFLLGILRAGAAYMLLDPDAAPEHHAKILYDAVPAAILSNRGVGPIPDLCGIPLVSLAGFDAGGGSSTALAPPQPDATAYILYACGGRSTRPRGYDVANWNVSNFLMSAVAGLKADASDVFLAITKTDDDRMPGISPMALFVPLVAGATLVLDSNCNQAGVAVSAGLIRDTRATYMLSGGSGEYGPVPGSRTVEEQFTTLHDFGRRRRQDMAGIDFNRSGWAPLDVVRGRPPSSPARAGSPITSMSLLNLPTETLRPRLSV, from the coding sequence ATGCCACTGGATATAATCCCTGTTCCTGAGATCGGTATTTTTCCGTTAACTCTGGCGCAACAGGGCGCTTGGGCCACGCACAAGCTTGGCTCCGGCGATGTGGTCTGCAAGATCGCCGAGACGTTCGAGATCAAGGGCCAAGTCGATGTCGGCTTTCTTCGGAAGGCGCTCCATCGCGTTGCCGATGAGATCGAACCACCGAGGACGGTGATCGTCGAGCGTGACGGTCGTCCGTGCCAGCTCGTCCATTCCAGATTTACCGGATCGATTGGGGTCATCGATTTTGGCGACGAGGCCGATCCCGTCGGCTGCGCCATGCACTGGATGATGCAGGAGCTCCTAACGCCGCTCGATCTCGAGCACGATGCGCTGTGGCTGTCGGTCATCTTCAAGGCCGGTCCGGACCGGGTGTTCTGGTATCACCGCTGCCATCACATCATCGGCGACGGCTTCGCGGCCGCACTGGTCGCGCATCGGGTCGCCGCGATCTATTCGGCGTTCCTCGACGGGCAGGAGCCGGCCCCGAACGGCTTCGGCTCGCTCAGCCGCCAGATCGAGGACGAACACCGTTATCGCGGGTCCGGTGCGATCGTGTCGGATCGCGAATACTGGAAACGGCAACTGGCGGACCTGCCGGCGCCGGTGTCGCTGACGCGTCGCCGTGTCCCGTCCTGGGGTGGCCTGCTTCGCTCGACCGCATATCTTCCGGCGCCCTGCGCGGCCCGGTTCCAGGAAGCGGTCCGCGGCCTGAACGTCACGGTGCCGCAGATCCTGACCGCGGTGGTTGCCGCCTACTTCCATCGCGAGTCCGGGGCGAACGACCTGGTCGTCAAGATGCCGGTCTCGGGGCGCATGGGACGGGAGATGCGCACCGTTCCCGGCATGGTCGCCAACGCCGTCCCGCTGCGTATCCGGTTCACGCCCCAGACGACGCTGCTGGATCTGGTGGCGCAGGTCGGCAGATCGATGCGTGCCGCCCTGCGCCACCAGCGATACCGGTATGAAGATCTTCGCCAGGATCTCGGCTTCATCAGCCCGAGCCAGCAGATCTGCGCGCTGGGCATCAACATCGAGCCGTTCGACTACGCCCTGCAATTCGGCGACTGCCAGACCACCGTCCATAATCTTTGCAACGGTTCCGTCGACGACCTGGTGGTGTTTGCCTACGACCGCCCCGACCAGCGAGGCATCAGGATCGATTTCGACGCCAGCCCGGCGCTCTACAGCCGCCAGGAACTCGAAACCCTACAGAACAGGCTGCTTTGTTTCGCAACCGAGCTTTCGGTGTCGACGGATGTGCCGATCGCCTCGGTCCGGTATGCCGAAGCTGTTGCACCGGAACGCGAGCGCCTGGCGGTTACACGGCCGGGACCGGTCGAGACCCTGCCTGAACTGATCGCTTTCCAGGCCGCGTGCAGGCCAGACGCGCTCGCCGTCATGGTTCAGGGCGATCCGGCGCGCAACCTGACCTACCGCGCGCTGGACCTGCTGGGTGATCGGATTGCCCGGGCCCTGGTCGGTCGCGGCCTCGGGGCCGGCGATATCGTCGCAGTCGCGGAACCGTGCGCGGACACCTTGCCCGGGTTCCTGCTCGGCATACTCCGGGCTGGTGCCGCCTACATGCTGCTCGATCCGGATGCGGCGCCGGAGCATCACGCGAAAATTCTGTACGATGCCGTGCCGGCGGCGATCCTGAGCAATCGCGGTGTCGGCCCCATCCCCGATCTATGCGGCATTCCCCTGGTCTCGCTCGCCGGGTTCGATGCAGGTGGTGGTTCCTCGACTGCACTGGCGCCGCCTCAGCCGGATGCGACCGCCTATATTCTCTATGCGTGCGGCGGTCGCTCGACCCGGCCGAGAGGCTACGACGTCGCGAACTGGAACGTCTCGAACTTCCTGATGTCCGCGGTCGCCGGGCTGAAGGCGGATGCCTCGGATGTTTTCCTGGCGATCACCAAGACAGACGACGATAGGATGCCCGGGATCAGCCCGATGGCCCTGTTCGTGCCACTGGTCGCCGGCGCGACACTGGTGCTGGACTCGAACTGCAATCAAGCTGGCGTGGCCGTATCGGCCGGCCTGATCAGGGACACACGCGCCACCTACATGCTCAGCGGCGGGTCCGGAGAGTACGGCCCGGTGCCGGGCTCGCGAACTGTCGAGGAGCAGTTCACAACGTTGCACGATTTCGGTCGGCGCCGTCGGCAGGACATGGCCGGGATCGATTTCAACCGCTCCGGCTGGGCACCGCTCGATGTCGTGCGCGGTCGGCCGCCTTCGTCTCCCGCCCGTGCCGGTTCGCCCATCACCAGCATGTCGCTGCTGAACCTTCCGACCGAAACCCTCCGGCCTCGCCTCAGCGTCTGA
- a CDS encoding DUF1796 family putative cysteine peptidase: MARFVSVGGDCQAGLRVSAMNPGGVHHFFDWLAISIQSTIRLIESDFRDFLTWENLHPIYNGEILAGVIDTQLRVEFAHDFSGFTREECDSARARYELRARWFRELFEEDEPAPYFVRRWHPRDGADDEASAIRLFKLLRAKRRDISFLYLHKDPTRGELVSGAYRSAYLPPPTSEDWMGNEDAWNYMLKDFAVRPLADVQAPIMKLNMPRFA; the protein is encoded by the coding sequence ATGGCTCGGTTTGTCTCGGTCGGCGGCGATTGCCAGGCCGGCCTGCGGGTTTCGGCTATGAATCCGGGCGGCGTTCATCACTTTTTCGACTGGCTGGCGATCTCGATCCAGTCGACCATTCGATTGATCGAGAGCGATTTCCGGGACTTCCTGACCTGGGAGAACCTTCACCCCATCTACAACGGCGAAATCCTGGCGGGTGTCATCGATACGCAGCTCAGGGTCGAGTTCGCGCATGATTTTTCCGGGTTCACGCGTGAAGAATGCGACAGCGCACGGGCTCGCTATGAACTTCGTGCCAGGTGGTTCCGGGAGTTGTTCGAGGAAGACGAGCCCGCACCCTACTTCGTCCGGCGGTGGCACCCACGCGACGGCGCCGACGACGAGGCATCGGCAATACGGTTGTTCAAACTTCTTCGCGCAAAGCGGCGCGACATCAGCTTTCTCTATCTGCACAAGGATCCGACGCGGGGCGAACTTGTTTCCGGCGCGTACCGTAGTGCCTACCTCCCCCCGCCGACCAGCGAGGATTGGATGGGCAACGAGGATGCCTGGAACTACATGCTCAAGGACTTCGCGGTGCGTCCGCTCGCTGACGTCCAGGCCCCGATCATGAAGCTCAACATGCCAAGGTTCGCATGA
- the mdoH gene encoding glucans biosynthesis glucosyltransferase MdoH: MPSPSASATAGGTAAIPGSPGRSRLLLLLVPALLLSALGICSAFLASGIASSWFAPLYFVLLLVSYGRLALTTVSSLLGLYPRSAPRSPAPAARSPDQHAGRIRTAILLPVFNEPPEPIAAALRVMAESLDETDDVAFFVLSDTQDAMRALHEARFFMPSTTSRSGVPITYRRRTPNTGRKAGNIDEFCREHGSDYEFAIVLDADSLMTADAIRALIDALQRDPDAALIQSVSYPIGGTTLFARLQQFGARLNTPLSVAGQNLWQHRRGTYWGHNAILRLRPFMEHATLPILPGRPPLGGEILCHDTIEAALLLRAGWDVRLAPDIAGSFETTPSNLVDHLARERRWCQGNLQHLRLMLASGYRPASQLHIAMGILYYLAPPIGLLTTILLLLSAILAHGTTGSAPSRLAVECCLWLTLFMLFAPRLASVARALLLPGLARRGYGGRIRLILGVLLEQIASTLLAPIFAVSVTGFVIDTFRGKVVAWNTAARGDRPVGWIEAWERFRVHTLVGLAVMAALWMIRPALLPWSMPFLAGLILSVPIACWSGSVRLGTLARRFGLFLTCDELAPVPEQLAFASLLPAAPEAVGYRRPPTRRDDMTVANGD, translated from the coding sequence ATGCCATCGCCATCTGCTTCGGCCACGGCCGGCGGCACCGCGGCAATTCCTGGATCGCCGGGCAGATCGCGCCTCCTGCTTCTGCTGGTGCCGGCACTGCTCTTGTCGGCCCTCGGCATCTGCAGCGCCTTCCTGGCCTCCGGCATCGCCTCGTCCTGGTTCGCGCCGCTCTATTTCGTGCTGCTTCTGGTGTCCTACGGCCGCCTGGCACTGACCACGGTCAGCTCGCTGCTCGGGCTATACCCCCGGTCCGCACCGCGGTCTCCGGCGCCGGCTGCACGAAGCCCGGACCAGCATGCCGGTCGCATCCGCACGGCGATCCTGCTGCCGGTATTCAACGAACCGCCGGAGCCGATTGCCGCAGCACTTCGTGTCATGGCGGAGTCGCTCGACGAGACGGACGATGTCGCCTTCTTTGTCCTCAGCGACACGCAGGATGCGATGCGTGCACTCCACGAAGCCCGGTTCTTCATGCCGTCGACAACATCACGATCCGGCGTTCCGATCACCTATCGCCGCCGCACCCCGAACACCGGTCGCAAGGCTGGCAACATCGACGAGTTCTGCCGGGAGCATGGGTCCGACTACGAGTTCGCCATCGTGCTGGACGCCGACAGCCTGATGACCGCGGACGCGATCCGCGCATTGATCGACGCCTTGCAGCGCGACCCGGACGCCGCATTGATCCAGTCGGTGTCCTACCCGATCGGTGGCACCACCCTGTTCGCCCGGCTGCAGCAGTTCGGCGCCCGCCTGAACACACCTTTGTCGGTCGCCGGCCAGAATCTCTGGCAGCATCGGCGCGGTACCTATTGGGGCCATAACGCCATCCTGCGGCTCCGCCCGTTCATGGAGCATGCGACGCTTCCGATATTGCCGGGCCGACCACCATTGGGCGGCGAGATCCTGTGCCACGACACCATCGAGGCGGCGCTGCTGCTGCGGGCCGGATGGGACGTCCGCCTGGCGCCGGACATCGCCGGCTCGTTCGAAACCACGCCCAGCAACCTGGTCGACCATCTCGCCCGCGAACGACGCTGGTGCCAGGGCAACCTCCAGCATCTGCGGCTCATGCTGGCATCCGGATACCGGCCCGCCTCCCAGCTACATATCGCAATGGGTATCCTGTATTATCTGGCACCCCCGATCGGATTGCTGACGACGATACTGCTTCTGCTCAGTGCCATACTGGCACACGGGACTACGGGATCCGCCCCGTCCCGGCTTGCGGTCGAGTGTTGCCTGTGGCTGACGCTGTTCATGCTGTTCGCACCGCGCCTGGCCAGCGTCGCTCGAGCGCTACTGCTGCCCGGCTTGGCGCGCCGCGGCTACGGCGGGCGCATACGGCTGATCCTCGGCGTGCTGCTCGAGCAGATCGCCAGCACGCTACTCGCGCCGATCTTCGCGGTATCCGTCACCGGCTTCGTCATCGACACGTTTCGCGGCAAGGTAGTGGCCTGGAACACCGCGGCGCGCGGCGACCGTCCGGTCGGCTGGATCGAGGCGTGGGAACGGTTCAGGGTTCACACCCTGGTCGGCCTGGCGGTGATGGCCGCACTCTGGATGATCCGCCCTGCGTTGCTGCCATGGTCGATGCCGTTCCTGGCCGGGCTGATCCTGTCTGTCCCGATTGCCTGCTGGTCCGGCAGCGTCCGGCTCGGCACGCTGGCACGACGGTTCGGCCTGTTCCTGACATGCGACGAGTTGGCGCCGGTTCCCGAGCAACTGGCATTTGCCTCACTGCTGCCGGCTGCCCCGGAAGCTGTCGGCTACCGGCGGCCGCCCACGCGCCGGGATGACATGACCGTCGCGAACGGCGACTGA